The following coding sequences are from one Capsicum annuum cultivar UCD-10X-F1 chromosome 3, UCD10Xv1.1, whole genome shotgun sequence window:
- the LOC107864653 gene encoding CBL-interacting serine/threonine-protein kinase 4: MNVKHPQPPPSTVKIRRTTSSDGSGSGSIILGKYQLGRLLGRGSFAKVYLARSLEDNVEFAVKVINKDITTLDASMEPRIIREVSAMRRLNHHPNILKLHEVMATKTKIYFVMELAHGGELFTKLNRRGGRFSESTARFYFHQLVSALQFCHQNGVAHRDVKPQNLLLDKDGHLKISDFGLSALPEQLRNGLLHTACGTPAYTAPEVVYRKGYDGAKADAWSCGVILFVFLAGRLPFDDSNLPTMYKAIHRREFVFPDWVSKPARRIISRLLDPNPETRYGIEELMNTLWFLKSSSMKQEQSTKQFGEGILEKEGKHMERMNAFDLISMSSGLDLSGLFEARSNKKELRFTTNVEVDEVEEKVMTIGKGEGYRVERRKNGGIGLVKGRVVLLMEIFEVAKLLWLVEFTVVNGGQEFEDCEWEELKIGLKDIVVSWYSDGS, translated from the coding sequence ATGAACGTTAAACACCCCCAACCACCGCCTTCCACCGTCAAAATCCGACGAACCACCAGCTCCGATGGGAGTGGATCGGGTTCAATAATTCTTGGAAAATACCAATTAGGTCGTCTTTTAGGTCGTGGTAGCTTTGCTAAAGTCTACTTAGCCCGTTCTTTGGAGGACAACGTTGAATTTGCCGTTAAGGTAATAAACAAGGACATAACTACCCTTGATGCTTCTATGGAGCCTCGTATAATCCGAGAGGTATCCGCTATGCGTCGTCTTAATCACCACCCCAACATCCTTAAACTCCACGAAGTCATGGCAACAAAAACTAAGATATACTTTGTAATGGAATTAGCACATGGCGGTGAGCTTTTTACGAAGCTAAACCGTCGTGGTGGTAGGTTTTCTGAATCAACAGCTCGGTTTTATTTTCATCAGTTGGTATCTGCTTTACAGTTTTGTCATCAGAACGGCGTTGCACATCGTGATGTGAAGCCTCAGAATTTACTTCTCGACAAAGATGGACACCTTAAGATCTCTGATTTCGGGCTCTCAGCATTGCCGGAGCAGTTACGCAATGGGCTGCTACACACTGCGTGTGGTACGCCTGCGTATACTGCCCCGGAGGTGGTGTACAGAAAGGGTTACGATGGAGCTAAGGCGGATGCGTGGTCATGTGGTGTTATTCTGTTTGTGTTTCTTGCAGGAAGATTGCCATTCGATGATAGCAATTTGCCCACCATGTACAAAGCTATTCATCGTCGAGAATTTGTTTTTCCAGATTGGGTTTCAAAGCCAGCACGGAGGATAATAAGCCGGCTGCTTGATCCGAATCCGGAAACTAGATATGGAATTGAGGAGCTGATGAATACTCTATGGTTTCTGAAATCGTCATCAATGAAACAAGAACAGAGCACGAAGCAATTTGGTGAAGGGATTTTGGAGAAGGAAGGTAAACACATGGAGAGAATGAACGCGTTTGATCTAATTTCGATGTCCTCTGGGTTGGATTTGTCTGGGTTATTTGAAGCAAGATCGAATAAGAAAGAGTTGAGGTTTACAACGAATGTAGAAGTAGACGAAGTTGAAGAGAAGGTGATGACTATTGGTAAAGGTGAAGGGTATAGAGTGGAAAGAAGGAAGAATGGGGGAATTGGATTGGTGAAAGGTAGAGTCGTTTTGTTAATGGAGATTTTTGAGGTAGCAAAGTTGTTGTGGTTAGTGGAGTTTACGGTTGTTAATGGAGGACAAGAATTTGAGGATTGTGAATGGGAAGAATTGAAAATTGGATTGAAAGACATAGTTGTTTCATGGTACAGTGATGGGTCTTAA